From the Achromobacter xylosoxidans A8 genome, the window GACATCGCCGGTGTAGAACCAGCCTTCGCACAGGGCTCGCGCTGCGTCCGGAGCGGGCTGGCGGTAGCCCGCCATCACATGGGGACCGCGTACGCGGATTTCGCCGGGCTGGCCGGGCGGCAGCAGCCGCTCGCCGTGGTCCAGGTCCACGATCTGCAGTTCGCCGCCCGGCACGGGCAGGCCCACTGAACCCGGTTTGCGTGGGCGGTGCATGGGATTGAACGCCAGGCATGGACCGGCTTCGCTCATGCCGTAGCCTTCGTAGATGGGGCAGCCGGCGCGCTGCTCGAAGCGTGCCAGGGTCTCGCGCGGCAGCGGCGCGGCGCCGGAGAAACAGGCGCGCAGGCTGGCCAGGCGTTCCAGGCTCAGGGCCGGGCTCAGCAGCAGATCATGGAAAATGGCGGGCGCGCCCGGCAGCAGCGTGACACGGTGCGTGGCGATGGCCTCTATGGTGCGGGCGGCGTCGAAGCGCCGCATCACCACCAGCTCACCGCGGGCGTGCAGACTGAGGTAGAGCGACATCGAGACTGCCGACACATGGAACAGGGGCATCACGCAGAGCACCACTTCGGCCTCGCGCCGCGTTGGCAGCCAGGCTTCGCGCTGTGCGATGTTGTACGCGATCTGCCGGTGCAGGATATTCACGCCCTTGGGGCGGCCGGTCGTGCCGCCGGTGTATTGCAGCGTGGCCAAGTCCTCGTGCCGCGGCAGGTCTGCGGGCAGCGCGCAGGCTTGCGGCAACATGCCGAGCAGGCCGGCGCCGTTGCCGGTGCAGAGGATGGCGCCGGCATCCAGGGCGGGACACAGGGCGCCCGGGTCCAGCTTCACGCTGTCGTCATGCAGCAGCATGCGGGGCGCGGCGTCTTCCAGCATATAGGCCAGTTCGCGTTCGCGGTAGCCGGGGTTGAGTGGCACCGCCTGGGCGCGCAGCGCATGCACGGCGAAGGTGGCGACCGCCAGGTCCAGAGAGTTCTGCATCAGCAGCGCGACCCGGTCGCCGGGCCGGACGCGTTCGCCCAGACGGCGCGCCAGCGCTCCGGCCAGGCCGGCGTATTGCGCGTAGTTCAGGCGCGAGCCTTCGAAGGACAGGGCGGGAAGATCGGGCGTTTCGCGGGCGGCGTCGCGCAGCAAGTGGACCACCGAATCCGGGACCGCGGGCAGGGAGGGAACGTTCATGTCTTGCGCTCTGCGGCCTTGCGGGCGGCCTTGGCATCGCTGGCCTGCCACACAGTGGGCCGGCCTTCGCCGCCCAGCAGGGTGATGGGATCGGCGTTGTCGATATGGCCGTACTGCCCTTTGTAGATGCTGTAGCCGCACAGTTCCTGCAGACGGCGCGGGAATCGCCGCACCATGTCGGCCGGGATGCCGAGCTGCAGGTTTTCCTGCTGGCGTATCCAGCCGGCGCAGTAGTAGCAAGACAGCGCGTAGCGGCGCGCATTGCTGTTGTTGGCGCCGCCTTTGTGCCACAGGGCGCTGTCAAACAGCATGACGCTACCGGCCTTCATGGTGGCCTGCGCGGTCTCTATGTCCTGCGCGCCGTAGGGCGGTGAAGAGTCGTAGCGATGGCTGCCGGGCACGATGTGGGTGGCGCCGTTTTCTGCGGTGAAATCGCTCAGCGCCCAGATGGCGTTGACCGCCAGCGGCGGGCGCGGCCGCGGCAGGGCCAGCTGCTGGGTGTCTTCGTGCAGGGGCTGGGCGCCTTGCCCGGGCGCCAGCGTCAACGAGCACAGCGAGGACAGCAGCAGTTCGCGGTCCAGCAGACGTTCGGCCAGGGCCAGCACCTCGGGTTGCAGCGGCACGTCCCAGAAGCACGGATCGTAGACCAGCAGGTTATTGATGCGCACCGTCTTGCGGCCTTCGAACGAGGTCTGGGCGTAGCCGAGGTTGTGCTCGGCTTCGATCCGGATCAGGGCTTCCTGCAACTGGCTGACCTGCTCGGGTGGAATGATCCCGGGCAACACCACGAAGCCGTCGCGTTCAAAGGCTGCGATCCGCTCGTCGAGCGGTTCGGGCGTGGTCATCTTTTGTCTCCTGATGGGGCCTGGATTCGAGTCCGGCGATATAGGTCTGTGCGTATAATCGGCCGGTAGTCTTCGCCCTGCCAGCGCGTAGCGTCCACGGCAGTGGCGCAAAGCGTCCATCCCCTAGAAGATGGCGGCCCCCGTCGGCATGATCCGGTACTCAAGATGAGCGCGCAGGCCTACCACCACACCACCGATGTCATAGCGCCGCAGGACCAGTTCGCGTATTGGCGCGACGCGATCTGCGATGCCTACGTGCCG encodes:
- a CDS encoding phytanoyl-CoA dioxygenase family protein produces the protein MTTPEPLDERIAAFERDGFVVLPGIIPPEQVSQLQEALIRIEAEHNLGYAQTSFEGRKTVRINNLLVYDPCFWDVPLQPEVLALAERLLDRELLLSSLCSLTLAPGQGAQPLHEDTQQLALPRPRPPLAVNAIWALSDFTAENGATHIVPGSHRYDSSPPYGAQDIETAQATMKAGSVMLFDSALWHKGGANNSNARRYALSCYYCAGWIRQQENLQLGIPADMVRRFPRRLQELCGYSIYKGQYGHIDNADPITLLGGEGRPTVWQASDAKAARKAAERKT
- a CDS encoding class I adenylate-forming enzyme family protein, encoding MNVPSLPAVPDSVVHLLRDAARETPDLPALSFEGSRLNYAQYAGLAGALARRLGERVRPGDRVALLMQNSLDLAVATFAVHALRAQAVPLNPGYRERELAYMLEDAAPRMLLHDDSVKLDPGALCPALDAGAILCTGNGAGLLGMLPQACALPADLPRHEDLATLQYTGGTTGRPKGVNILHRQIAYNIAQREAWLPTRREAEVVLCVMPLFHVSAVSMSLYLSLHARGELVVMRRFDAARTIEAIATHRVTLLPGAPAIFHDLLLSPALSLERLASLRACFSGAAPLPRETLARFEQRAGCPIYEGYGMSEAGPCLAFNPMHRPRKPGSVGLPVPGGELQIVDLDHGERLLPPGQPGEIRVRGPHVMAGYRQPAPDAARALCEGWFYTGDVAVLDDEGYLHLQGRRHDCINVGGFKVYPLEVEQVLLSRPEVGEAAAFGVPDERLGQVVHAWVTPAPGQSLDTNALQAHCATHLAGYKVPRCIGAAQALPRTSVGKLARSALAPVAAPSPISQ